One genomic region from Litoribacterium kuwaitense encodes:
- the hemH gene encoding ferrochelatase, with amino-acid sequence MTKVRGLLLMGYGGPVNRAELETYYTHIHQGKKPSDAQVEEIRQKYDELGRCHPLAANSQRLAKAIEQQWNDAFQEELHVEVAYKHSFPFIEDAIQRFEHQGIQDLWTLGLNPLSSKTGLVWYQKRVQMLSIKASIQINVHHIEHWYHHPAVIHCMVDRLQRALQWLGNDTHPVVIFTAHSQPGTAANHSLYVQQLNECAASIGHQAELSTWRTAYRSLMTDRWLGPDFKDVMTEEKANGHEAIVVMDLLSLIENMEVMTDIHIEGQEHARDIGVKIVHTEYMNDSYDFARALFKVVQYHILNK; translated from the coding sequence ATGACAAAAGTGCGGGGACTTTTACTCATGGGCTACGGAGGTCCTGTGAATCGAGCTGAACTAGAGACGTATTATACACATATTCACCAAGGTAAAAAACCGAGTGATGCGCAAGTAGAGGAGATTCGGCAAAAGTATGATGAGCTCGGCCGCTGTCATCCTCTGGCCGCAAATTCGCAACGGTTAGCAAAAGCCATAGAACAACAATGGAATGATGCATTTCAGGAAGAACTTCATGTGGAGGTTGCCTATAAACATAGTTTTCCCTTCATTGAAGATGCGATTCAACGCTTTGAGCATCAGGGCATTCAAGACCTTTGGACACTTGGATTAAATCCCCTTTCTTCAAAAACAGGGTTGGTCTGGTACCAAAAGCGCGTTCAGATGCTCAGTATAAAAGCAAGCATACAGATCAACGTACATCATATTGAGCATTGGTATCATCATCCGGCGGTCATTCACTGTATGGTCGATCGGTTACAAAGAGCTCTGCAATGGCTCGGAAACGACACTCATCCAGTGGTGATCTTCACAGCACATAGCCAGCCTGGTACAGCTGCAAACCACTCTCTATATGTCCAGCAACTGAACGAATGTGCAGCTTCTATAGGGCATCAAGCTGAATTATCGACATGGCGAACTGCGTATCGCAGTTTAATGACTGACCGATGGCTTGGTCCCGACTTTAAAGACGTGATGACAGAAGAAAAGGCGAACGGACACGAGGCGATCGTTGTGATGGACCTGCTCTCACTCATCGAAAATATGGAAGTCATGACCGACATTCACATAGAAGGGCAAGAACACGCGCGCGACATCGGCGTCAAAATTGTGCATACAGAATATATGAATGACAGCTACGACTTTGCACGTGCTTTATTTAAAGTCGTGCAATACCATATCTTAAATAAATAA
- a CDS encoding putative holin-like toxin, which yields MTVFETLFLMISFSTLVVAILSFHQKK from the coding sequence ATGACAGTATTCGAAACACTATTCTTAATGATCAGTTTCAGTACTTTAGTTGTAGCCATACTGTCATTTCACCAAAAGAAATAA
- a CDS encoding NmrA family NAD(P)-binding protein: protein MKVLVTGFTGKVGLQVAYYLKDQDIPMVCAVRNVERAKAKFGQSYNYVHLDFSDPSTFDEALEKVDRIFLMYPPGDKLQFETFLAKSKDKDIKHITYLSLKDVQFMPFIHHYKMEKLITGYKIPYTFVRAGYFMQNLSDFLCQEIKERGRIFVPAGYGKTSFVDTRDLAEISALSLVHEGEHENQKYVITGNEALDFLVSQK, encoded by the coding sequence TTGAAGGTTTTAGTCACGGGTTTTACTGGTAAAGTTGGCTTACAAGTGGCTTACTATTTAAAGGATCAAGATATTCCTATGGTATGTGCGGTGAGAAATGTTGAAAGGGCAAAAGCTAAATTTGGTCAATCATACAATTACGTCCATCTTGACTTTTCTGATCCAAGTACGTTTGATGAGGCACTTGAAAAGGTTGACCGCATTTTTTTAATGTACCCTCCTGGTGACAAGCTACAATTTGAGACATTCCTAGCAAAGTCAAAGGATAAAGACATTAAACATATCACCTATCTATCGTTAAAAGACGTGCAATTCATGCCGTTTATACACCATTACAAAATGGAAAAGCTAATTACAGGTTACAAGATTCCTTATACATTTGTACGCGCAGGTTATTTCATGCAAAACTTAAGTGACTTTCTTTGTCAGGAAATTAAGGAAAGGGGTCGGATTTTTGTTCCGGCAGGCTATGGAAAAACAAGTTTTGTGGATACTAGGGACCTTGCTGAAATCTCTGCTTTGTCGCTAGTGCATGAAGGGGAGCATGAAAACCAAAAGTATGTGATTACTGGAAATGAAGCCCTTGATTTTTTAGTGTCGCAAAAATAA